A window from Frischella perrara encodes these proteins:
- the tssH gene encoding type VI secretion system ATPase TssH, whose amino-acid sequence MITDPSTLLRRLNPYCARALESAAGLCETRAHSEITLEHWLLKLLEQGNSDITIIARHYQFNMDELWQGLLSYLDSLPHTINQKPSLSNSLINLLQAAWLKASLEDHEEQIRSIHLLQALQESPQSLKAQDAWQLLSLSVIALKRLRPVLDKSSDETFQAQLFSSQQASEDVEKVIASNNDQKNQLDVIQNDKSVIEQQKHHQAALNRFCENVTEKARSEKIDPVFGRDSEIRQMIDILSRRRKNNPILVGEPGVGKTALVEGLALRIAEGNVPTSLKDVTIMTLDLGLLQAGAGVKGEFEQRLKNVIDAVQQSPSPILLFIDEAHTIIGAGNSAGGADAANLLKPALARGELRTIAATTWSEYKQYFEKDAALERRFQMVKVDEPNDENACIMLRGLKSRYAKHHGVHILDEAVTTAVTLSRRYISGRQLPDKAVDLLDTASARVRMSLDTIPESITLLEAKITSLKIEQAALITDQSFVDDDLQKRVDEITTKVQLLEADLANAKKQFEQEKSLIQELITLRTKDDRDDKKWIKQIKETQAKLHALQGNTPLLSLDVDSRTVSTVIADWTGVPLESLLKDEQSHLLHIEDDLRKRVVGQDVALAELARRIRAAKTGLTSEDAPIGVFLLVGPSGVGKTECALALADTLFGGEQSLVTINMSEYQEAHTVSQLKGSPPGYVGYGQGGVLTEAVRKRPYSVVLLDEVEKAHRDVLNLFYQVFDRGFMRDGEGREIDFRNTLILMTSNLGSDQLMALFEEMPDAPVATQQELLRPFIREHFQPALLARFQTIVFTPLNREAMRQIVEMKLAKVAKRLNQHYHIQFNVGEALYEQLVNACLLPDTGARNIDSILNQQILPVVSNLLLQSNNIQQQNKTLSLDFLEDEGIVLEWVDDSQPTKKKTAKSKSKPKEKTAKVVKKKTTETEKPTK is encoded by the coding sequence ATGATAACTGATCCTTCCACATTATTACGAAGACTCAATCCATACTGTGCTAGAGCATTAGAATCTGCAGCAGGACTTTGTGAAACAAGAGCGCATTCAGAGATCACATTAGAGCATTGGTTACTAAAACTACTTGAGCAGGGTAATAGTGACATTACAATTATCGCTCGGCATTATCAATTTAATATGGATGAGCTTTGGCAAGGTTTACTCAGTTATCTGGATTCATTACCACATACTATTAATCAAAAACCAAGCCTATCCAATTCATTGATAAATTTACTACAGGCAGCTTGGTTGAAAGCATCACTTGAAGATCATGAAGAGCAAATTCGCTCCATACACTTATTACAAGCATTACAAGAATCGCCACAGAGTTTAAAAGCGCAAGATGCATGGCAACTACTCAGCCTATCTGTCATCGCATTAAAACGCTTAAGACCTGTGTTAGATAAAAGTTCTGATGAAACGTTTCAGGCACAACTATTTAGTTCTCAACAAGCGTCAGAAGATGTCGAAAAAGTGATTGCTTCTAACAACGATCAAAAAAATCAATTAGATGTGATTCAAAACGATAAATCAGTGATTGAACAACAAAAACATCACCAAGCGGCGCTTAATCGTTTTTGTGAAAATGTGACAGAAAAAGCCCGTTCTGAAAAAATCGATCCTGTATTTGGGCGTGATAGTGAAATTCGACAAATGATCGATATTCTGTCACGTCGCCGAAAAAACAACCCTATTTTAGTTGGTGAACCCGGTGTAGGTAAAACTGCGTTAGTTGAAGGATTAGCGCTAAGAATTGCCGAAGGTAACGTACCAACCAGTTTAAAAGATGTCACGATCATGACATTGGATTTAGGTCTGCTACAAGCAGGAGCAGGTGTTAAAGGTGAATTTGAACAACGCTTAAAGAATGTGATAGACGCTGTGCAACAATCACCTTCACCAATATTACTTTTTATTGATGAGGCACATACCATTATTGGTGCTGGGAATTCGGCTGGTGGTGCAGATGCTGCCAATTTACTTAAACCCGCCTTAGCAAGAGGGGAATTACGTACCATTGCTGCTACAACATGGTCAGAGTACAAACAGTATTTTGAAAAAGATGCAGCTTTAGAGCGTCGTTTCCAAATGGTCAAAGTGGATGAACCAAATGATGAAAATGCCTGCATTATGTTACGTGGTTTAAAATCACGTTATGCTAAACATCATGGTGTGCATATTCTGGATGAAGCGGTAACGACAGCCGTTACGCTATCACGCCGTTATATAAGTGGTCGCCAATTACCAGATAAAGCGGTTGATTTACTTGATACGGCTTCAGCTCGTGTACGAATGAGTTTAGATACGATACCTGAATCAATAACACTTCTAGAAGCAAAAATAACTTCTCTAAAAATAGAACAAGCAGCACTCATTACCGATCAATCTTTTGTCGATGATGATTTACAAAAACGGGTTGATGAAATCACGACCAAAGTCCAATTATTAGAGGCCGATCTTGCAAATGCGAAAAAACAATTTGAGCAAGAAAAATCTTTAATACAAGAATTAATCACTTTGCGTACTAAAGATGATCGTGATGATAAAAAATGGATTAAGCAAATTAAAGAAACACAGGCAAAATTGCATGCCTTACAAGGTAATACACCACTTTTATCGTTAGATGTTGATAGTCGAACAGTATCAACGGTTATTGCAGATTGGACAGGTGTACCGCTTGAAAGTCTGTTAAAAGATGAACAAAGCCACTTATTACATATTGAAGACGATCTAAGAAAACGTGTAGTAGGTCAAGATGTTGCACTTGCTGAATTAGCTAGACGAATTCGTGCAGCGAAAACTGGGTTAACTTCGGAAGATGCACCAATAGGAGTATTTTTACTAGTTGGTCCTTCTGGCGTTGGTAAAACAGAATGCGCTCTTGCATTGGCTGATACGCTATTTGGTGGCGAACAATCACTCGTTACGATTAATATGTCAGAATATCAGGAAGCACATACGGTATCACAGCTTAAAGGATCACCTCCAGGTTATGTCGGTTATGGGCAAGGCGGTGTATTAACAGAAGCCGTAAGAAAAAGACCTTATAGCGTCGTTTTATTAGATGAAGTTGAAAAGGCACATAGAGATGTACTTAATCTATTCTATCAAGTCTTTGATCGTGGCTTTATGCGTGATGGTGAAGGGCGTGAAATAGATTTCCGTAATACTCTTATTTTAATGACATCTAATTTAGGTAGTGATCAGCTAATGGCTCTTTTTGAAGAGATGCCAGATGCACCGGTTGCGACTCAACAAGAACTATTACGTCCATTTATTCGTGAACATTTCCAACCGGCATTATTAGCGCGTTTCCAAACAATTGTTTTCACGCCATTAAATCGTGAGGCAATGCGCCAAATTGTTGAAATGAAATTAGCAAAAGTAGCGAAACGACTTAACCAACATTACCACATTCAATTCAACGTTGGTGAAGCGCTTTATGAACAATTAGTCAATGCATGTCTACTGCCTGATACAGGTGCGCGTAATATTGATAGCATCTTGAATCAGCAGATTTTACCGGTCGTATCTAATCTGTTACTACAAAGTAACAATATTCAGCAGCAGAATAAAACGTTATCGCTTGATTTTCTTGAAGATGAGGGCATTGTCTTAGAGTGGGTTGATGATTCACAACCAACTAAGAAGAAAACGGCTAAGAGCAAATCCAAACCCAAAGAGAAAACAGCAAAGGTAGTAAAGAAAAAAACCACTGAAACAGAGAAACCGACAAAATAG
- a CDS encoding Hcp family type VI secretion system effector: MAVPAYMFLKDDGGSEIKGSVTVEGREGSVEVVEFDHKVYIPTDGNTGKLTGTRVHKALEFVKEVDSSSPYLYKAVTTGQNLKSVEIKWYQIDNAGQEVEYFNTFMEGVKIVSVKPEMHNIKDPTKEQYNHLERVELRYEKITWTFKDGNIIHSDSWVESRS, translated from the coding sequence ATGGCAGTACCAGCATATATGTTTTTAAAAGATGATGGCGGTTCTGAAATTAAAGGTTCAGTTACAGTAGAGGGACGTGAAGGAAGTGTTGAAGTTGTAGAATTTGATCATAAAGTCTACATCCCAACCGACGGTAATACCGGTAAATTAACTGGTACCCGTGTTCATAAAGCTCTTGAATTTGTAAAAGAAGTAGATTCTTCATCTCCTTACCTTTACAAAGCAGTAACTACCGGTCAAAACCTAAAATCAGTTGAAATTAAGTGGTACCAAATTGATAATGCAGGTCAGGAAGTTGAATATTTTAATACCTTCATGGAAGGTGTAAAAATCGTTTCAGTTAAACCTGAAATGCACAATATCAAAGATCCAACAAAGGAACAATACAATCACTTAGAGCGTGTTGAACTTCGTTATGAAAAAATCACTTGGACTTTCAAAGATGGCAATATTATTCACTCAGATAGCTGGGTAGAAAGTAGAAGCTAA